A genomic segment from Chanos chanos chromosome 2, fChaCha1.1, whole genome shotgun sequence encodes:
- the cox18 gene encoding cytochrome c oxidase assembly protein COX18, mitochondrial isoform X1 has product MLLMKLSRPVTSMSLWACCRGNQVLQKPQILSITQGLFNLDVRTLSSLQYCSKSTILTGPNTLPSHTLALGLQPRRTAATEGTGWYEGLADSAPVHLTEQLLISAQQMTGLPWWASIICTTLALRTAITLPLGVYQMIIIAKVEALQVEIADLAKRLSYEISVRAKQKNWSEKTCRYHFKKNMRRLVSDLYVRDNCHPFKASVLVWVQLPMWVCLSLALRNLSTGACHSPTDLQGELAVGGALWFSDLTLPDSTWIIPVSLGLINLLIVEIFALRQLQAPKFQKYVTNFIRGISVVMIPIAATVPSSMALYWLGSSCVGLGHNLLLRSPRFRKLCRIPPVRSDSDTPYKDIVAAFVSKYLK; this is encoded by the exons ATGTTGTTAATGAAGCTGTCCCGGCCAGTGACGTCCATGTCACTGTGGGCATGTTGCCGTGGCAACCAGGTGCTGCAAAAGCCTCAGATCTTGAGCATCACCCAGGGTCTCTTCAACCTAGACGTGAGAACTCTGAGCAGCCTGCAGTACTGCTCAAAGTCAACCATCTTAACAGGCCCTAATAcactaccctcacacacactggctctgGGCCTGCAGCCACGGAGAACTGCCGCCACCGAAGGGACTGGTTGGTACGAGGGTCTGGCCGATTCAGCACCCGTGCACCTCACTGAGCAGCTCCTGATCTCTGCCCAGCAGATGACAGGTCTGCCCTGGTGGGCCAGCATCATCTGCACCACCCTGGCTCTGCGGACTGCCATCACACTCCCACTGGGCGTCTACCAGATGATCATCATAGCAAAG GTTGAGGCTCTGCAGGTGGAAATCGCGGATTTGGCCAAGCGGCTCAGCTATGAAATATCAGTACGGGCCAAACAGAAAAACTGGTCAGAGAAGACCTGTAG GTACCACTTTAAGAAGAATATGCGGAGGCTAGTGTCTGATTTGTATGTTCGTGATAACTGCCACCCATTCAAAGCCAGTGTTCTAGTGTGGGTGCAGCTCCCCATGTGGGTGTGCCTGTCCCTGGCCCTTCGAAATCTCAGCACAGGAGCCTGTCACAGCCCCACAG ATCTACAGGGGGAGCTGGCAGTGGGGGGTGCTCTTTGGTTTTCTGACCTCACACTACCTGACTCCACATGGATCATACCAGTCTCTCTAGGCCTCATTAATCTTCTTATTGTGGAG ATATTTGCCTTGAGGCAACTCCAGGCACCAAAGTTCCAAAAATACGTGACCAACTTCATTAGAGGGATCTCTGTAGTCATGATCCCCATAGCAGCCACTGTGCCCTCG TCCATGGCTTTATACTGGCTGGGCTCCAGTTGTGTGGGACTGGGACACAACCTACTCCTGCGGTCCCCTCGATTCAGAAAGCTCTGCAGAATCCCCCCAGTCCGCTCAGACTCTGACACACCGTATAAGGACATTGTT
- the cox18 gene encoding cytochrome c oxidase assembly protein COX18, mitochondrial isoform X2: MRRLVSDLYVRDNCHPFKASVLVWVQLPMWVCLSLALRNLSTGACHSPTDLQGELAVGGALWFSDLTLPDSTWIIPVSLGLINLLIVEIFALRQLQAPKFQKYVTNFIRGISVVMIPIAATVPSSMALYWLGSSCVGLGHNLLLRSPRFRKLCRIPPVRSDSDTPYKDIVAAFVSKYLK; the protein is encoded by the exons ATGCGGAGGCTAGTGTCTGATTTGTATGTTCGTGATAACTGCCACCCATTCAAAGCCAGTGTTCTAGTGTGGGTGCAGCTCCCCATGTGGGTGTGCCTGTCCCTGGCCCTTCGAAATCTCAGCACAGGAGCCTGTCACAGCCCCACAG ATCTACAGGGGGAGCTGGCAGTGGGGGGTGCTCTTTGGTTTTCTGACCTCACACTACCTGACTCCACATGGATCATACCAGTCTCTCTAGGCCTCATTAATCTTCTTATTGTGGAG ATATTTGCCTTGAGGCAACTCCAGGCACCAAAGTTCCAAAAATACGTGACCAACTTCATTAGAGGGATCTCTGTAGTCATGATCCCCATAGCAGCCACTGTGCCCTCG TCCATGGCTTTATACTGGCTGGGCTCCAGTTGTGTGGGACTGGGACACAACCTACTCCTGCGGTCCCCTCGATTCAGAAAGCTCTGCAGAATCCCCCCAGTCCGCTCAGACTCTGACACACCGTATAAGGACATTGTT